From one Coffea eugenioides isolate CCC68of chromosome 11, Ceug_1.0, whole genome shotgun sequence genomic stretch:
- the LOC113754022 gene encoding LOB domain-containing protein 25 → MASSSYSNSPCAACKFLRRKCLPGCIFAPYFPPEEPQKFANVHKIFGASNVSKLLNEIQPHQREDAVNSLAYEAEARLKDPVYGCVGAISVLQRQVLRLQKELDATNADLMRYASNEMPQGYPGNSGSNQMGRRMNNADSSFGQYEYPSPYYMSSWDNSFSGDHPDKPGDSNT, encoded by the coding sequence ATGGCTTCTTCCAGTTACTCCAATTCTCCTTGTGCTGCCTGCAAGTTCTTGAGGAGAAAATGCCTGCCAGGTTGCATATTTGCTCCATATTTCCCTCCAGAGGAGCCGCAGAAGTTTGCCAATGTGCACAAGATATTTGGAGCGAGTAATGTAAGTAAGCTGCTCAATGAAATCCAACCTCATCAGAGAGAAGACGCGGTAAATTCTCTTGCCTATGAAGCTGAGGCACGGTTGAAAGATCCGGTTTATGGTTGTGTTGGAGCAATCTCGGTTCTCCAAAGGCAAGTTCTTCGTCTTCAGAAGGAGTTAGATGCCACGAATGCTGATCTAATGCGATATGCAAGCAATGAAATGCCACAAGGATACCCAGGCAACAGTGGCTCGAATCAGATGGGGAGACGGATGAATAATGCAGATAGTTCCTTCGGTCAGTATGAATATCCATCTCCTTATTATATGTCATCATGGGACAATAGCTTCTCAGGTGATCATCCTGATAAGCCTGGAGATAGTAACACATGA